One Leishmania major strain Friedlin complete genome, chromosome 29 DNA segment encodes these proteins:
- a CDS encoding conserved hypothetical protein (previous protein_id=AAZ09646.1), whose protein sequence is MTQATHISDSSPSATAPQPAWTVEQVYAILRKHESLCNRILLLSSAPLSMGLVASPRPAAVETAVESLDTVSHSPHHVSTRRGPRANAAAVRDIRVLLDRLSQAPQRLGALHEKQRRRLVTKVCCLGYAVGLYSRCCALYADTVLLARGVSDGGRNREPGALPESSPSHEHALRSSEALLPTVAVGAPSSVPDFIIDAAGKAADLTTLRLCCPHDAHASPTEASAAASPISVTALHVYAQCVGVLLRHGWGGCLASTATDMGVRTAVADGGVSHESRDADEGIPADPVIISSTAVTRNATTAAAAVASLTTRTPSTIAPAEASGEQAWRDFALTVLRHLRIDDADAADFLHTSLRRASYRYVDTGGDWAAAQSSVYAQIFRYWLAEEEAAANTLLAPQGLPQHDSEVDGAADGERRHISVRTTSSEKLRVSAPVLLTVPALLTLLRTAVVAHQHDIAEWATLCVDACLEEWTRASKVAAAGASKGRQHDGFDTAAHRIAAPLPPMDNPSAQSLPQLDILLAWYLRHLQQSSQRPRAVRWLSRLRRRQPTVPILSSALATLSVAREAARLAGDELNAELAMWCLQLCLGDTTPALSPGHADIFQCLCAYARCGLPNFDMVLQSLRMNQLLAPTPEEALFLRLLHARRSVNWRTEWEHCVAPYIVEEEEGDELKKPDGEGVDVKVNGETQGGVRATRRPPSRRVTLRMVEPAESREGTPSTSPMCTGVDESLEESGGGRVPSSESRVSSTRRHTALSSVFSSRVIYQLLLILQEGEHPAFMSYYRTLLLTFSEHVTPQDRARWVVLALMWAIQLHGSARSEDVVYIAREVEQLTELQRTHTHAATASSLPLSPEVWHSLSRKWTTLYQQYPLSLWHRAAAAGADSGSDTRHGSPLRQLQCTPSSGILATTPALTRFAKRRHLLPSAVVSATELLRTSRRVSAEVTVAGRYSSGDAAVAHWPPQEDVKFELWANYVEAVRRF, encoded by the coding sequence ATGACCCAAGCAACACACATCTCTGACTCTTCGCCATCGGCGACGGCTCCGCAGCCTGCGTGGACAGTGGAGCAGGTGTACGCCATTCTGCGGAAGCATGAGTCCCTTTGCAACCGcattctcctcctctcctccgcgcccCTGAGCATGGGACTTGTGGCATCTCCCCGGCCTGCAGCTGTGGAGACCGCCGTGGAGAGCCTTGACACCGTGTCTCACAGCCCCCATCACGTGTCCACTCGACGCGGCCCCCGCGCGAatgccgcggcggtgcgagaTATTCGAGTGCTGCTGGACCGCCTCTCGCAGGCCCCTCAACGACTGGGTGCACTCCACGAAAAgcaacgccgccgtctcGTGACCAAGGTGTGCTGTCTTGGGTACGCTGTAGGCCTGTATAGTCGGTGCTGTGCACTCTATGCGGACACGGTGCTGCTTGCGCGCGgcgtcagcgacggcggtcGTAACAGAGAGCCAGGCGCCCTGCCGGAGTCATCTCCCTCCCACGAGCACGCCCTCAGATCCTCGGAGGCGTTGTTGCCCACCGTAGCCGTCGGGGCTCCTTCTTCCGTTCCCGACTTCATTATCGACGCAGCCGGTAAAGCGGCTGACTTGACGAcgctgcgtctgtgctgcccccacgacgcacacgcatcgcCAACAGAggcgagcgctgctgcatcccCGATCTCGGTTACAGCACTGCATGTGTATGCGCAGTGCGTGGGTGTTCTTCTCCGCCACGGTTGGGGAGGTTGCCTGGCATCAACAGCGACAGATATGggcgtgcgcaccgccgtTGCAGACGGAGGGGTGTCACATGAGAGCCGTGATGCTGATGAAGGTATTCCAGCAGACCCAGTCATCATCAGCTCCACCGCAGTGACACGCAATGCAAcaactgcggcggcggccgttgCCTCACTGACGACAAGGACGCCCTCGACCATCGCTCCCGCGGAGGCCTCTGGAGAGCAGGCCTGGCGTGACTTTGCTttgacggtgctgcggcacctccgcatcgacgacgccgacgcagcagacTTTCTCCACACGTCCCTGCGGAGAGCAAGCTACCGCTACGTGGACACGGGCGGGGACTGGGCCGCCGCCCAATCCTCCGTCTACGCCCAGATCTTCCGCTACTGGCTCGCAGAAGAGGAAGCAGCGGCGAACACTCTCTTGGCTCCCCAGGGACTGCCACAACACGACAGCGAAGTCGATGGCGCGGCGGACGGCGAGCGCCGGCACATTTCCGTGAGAACGACGTCTTCCGAAAAGCTGCGCGTATCCGCTCCTGTGCTGCTTACTGTTCCCGCCCtcctgacgctgctgcgcaccgctgtgGTGGCGCACCAGCACGACATCGCGGAGTGGGCCACGCTGTGCGTTGATGCGTGTCTGGAAGAGTGGACACGTGCTTCCAAGGTGGCCGCCGCAGGCGCGAGCAAGGGCAGGCAACATGATGGGTTCGACACCGCTGCTCATCGCATTGCCGCTCCACTGCCTCCCATGGACAACCCCTCTGCGCaatcgctgccgcagctcgacATACTACTCGCCTGGTACCTTCGGCACCTACAACAGTCGAGTCAGCGCCCACGAGCCGTTCGCTGGCTGTCCCGTCTTCGCCGACGTCAACCCACCGTGCCAATCCTCTCTAGTGCGCTGGCGACGCTGTCCGTTGCTCGCGAGGCGGCCCGGCTTGCCGGCGACGAGCTCAACGCCGAACTGGCGATGTGGTGCCTGCAGCTCTGTCTGGGCGACACCACacccgccctctcccctggGCATGCTGACATCTTTCAGTGCCTCTGCGCCTACGCCCGCTGCGGGCTGCCAAACTTCGATATGGTGCTGCAGTCCTTGCGCATGaaccagctgctggcgccgacgccggaggaggcgctctttctgcgcctcctgcacgcCCGCCGCTCCGTCAACTGGCGCACCGAGTGGGAGCACTGCGTGGCTCCCTACatcgtggaggaggaggagggggatgaATTAAAGAAGCCAGATGGAGAAGGGGTCGACGTGAAGGTCAACGGTGAGACACAAGGCGGCGTCCGCGCAACCAGGCGGCCTCCGTCGCGGAGAGTCACGCTGCGAATGGTTGAACCTGCGGAGTCGCGCGAGGGTACACCGTCAACTTCGCCGATGTGCACGGGTGTGGACGAGTCGCtggaggagagcggcggcggtcgcgtgCCATCGAGTGAGTCACGGGTCTCCTCTACACGCCGGCACACGGCACTCTCCTCGGTGTTCTCCTCTCGGGTCATCTATCAGCTCCTCCTGATCCTGCAGGAAGGTGAGCATCCTGCCTTCATGTCCTACTATCGCACCCTCTTGCTCACCTTCAGCGAGCACGTCACTCCGCAAGATCGCGCGCGGTgggtggtgctggcgctcATGTGGGCCATCCAGctccacggcagcgcgcggaGCGAGGACGTGGTGTATATTGCGCGAGAGGTGGAGCAACTCACAGAGTTGCAGCGgacgcacacccacgccgccaccgcgtcatctctccccctctccccggAGGTCTGGCACAGCCTCAGTCGCAAATGGACGACGCTCTACCAGCAGTACCCCCTGTCCCTATGGCAccgtgccgcagcggcgggggcaGACAGTGGAAGTGACACGCGGCACGGCTCTCCGCTGCGTCAACTCCAATGCACACCGAGCTCAGGGATCTTGGCAACCACACCGGCGCTCACACGCTTTGCGAAACGGCGGCATCTGCTACCGTCCGCCGTGGTCTCCgcgacggagctgctgcgcacgtctCGGCGCGTCAGTGCTGAAGTGACGGTCGCGGGAAGGTACAGTAGCGGTGATGCAGCCGTGGCGCACTGGCCCCCGCAAGAAGATGTGAAGTTTGAGTTGTGGGCAAACTACGTGGAGGCCGTGCGGCGGTTCTAG
- a CDS encoding conserved hypothetical protein (previous protein_id=AAZ09647.1) — protein MLARGCVLRWHAVSARRVLGLHDGQSYTPADIKKAFRERALTAHPDAGGDADGFRQLQRAYEVLLHEHSVGKKGSEAAAASDDSEGGSGFYAHPHAEWCNDMRSQRAYWRDMYTEMNMNPNSCGSHRHASNTHYQARQHYRTYGEGLGEDFQKEFKSSSFAGGGQRGSQMNFSTWYFYRPYYSNYRNPFGTGFTPEEIRRAEQEQRRGFARAVARHACLWSGLAFVVYLHERNNRVWRAVEARDKGYKDPEYWEQLRKDEEEARRRSRAPLRLEQHWLDAPLMRSLMDLTEGGHSGGCGKNGQDAEDNISGAARAGTAWATQQARMAQERRRQAMSSTRGMRRGASGDVGGPRVVSYQGRPFTPNGVRGMRNTAPKTPKTYADDVTYEMDDDDDV, from the coding sequence ATGCTCGCTCGCGGATGCGTTCTGAGGTGGCATGCGGTCTCTGCGCGACGCGTGCTCGGCCTTCACGATGGGCAGTCGTACACGCCGGCTGATATCAAGAAGGCGTTTCGCGAACGAGCTCTGACCGCCCACCCcgacgctggcggcgacgccgacggctTTCGACAGCTTCAGAGAGCTTATGAGGTGCTACTGCACGAGCACAGCGTGGGAAAGAAGGgcagcgaggcagcagccgccagcgacgacagtgaaggcggcagcggcttctACGCCCACCCGCATGCAGAGTGGTGCAATGACATGCGCTCGCAACGCGCCTACTGGCGCGACATGTATACCGAAATGAACATGAACCCAAACAGCTGTGGAAGCCACCGGCACGCGTCCAACACGCATTACCAGGCACGCCAACATTACCGCACCTACGGCGAAGGACTAGGAGAGGATTTCCAGAAAGAATTCAAGTCATCGTCGTTCGCCGGCGGCGGGCAGCGGGGCAGCCAGATGAACTTCTCCACCTGGTACTTCTACCGTCCATACTACTCGAACTACCGAAACCCCTTCGGCACAGGGTTCACTCCCGAGGAAATTCGCCGAgcagagcaggagcagcgccgcggcttcGCGCGTGCAGTGGCGCGGCACGCCTGCCTGTGGTCCGGCCTGGCTTTCGTGGTCTACCTGCACGAGCGCAACAATCGCGTTtggcgcgcggtggaggccCGTGACAAGGGCTATAAAGATCCGGAGTACTGGGAACAGCTGCGGAAAGATGAAGAGGAGGCACGTCGAAGGAGCcgggcaccgctgcggctaGAGCAACACTGGCTAGACGCCCCGCTGATGAGGTCTTTGATGGATCTCACCGAGGGTGGtcacagcggcggctgcggcaaaAATGGCCAAGATGCAGAGGACAACATTTCTGGTGCTGCCAGAGCGGGCACGGCGTGGGCGACCCAGCAAGCCAGGATGGCGCAGGAGCGACGGAGGCAAGCCATGAGTTCGACGCGTGGGATGCGACGGGGTGCGAGCGGAGACGTGGGCGGGCCTCGTGTGGTGAGCTACCAAGGGCGGCCCTTTACTCCAAATGGAGTGCGAGGCATGCGCAACACGGCACCCAAGACACCGAAAACGTACGCTGACGACGTTACATACGAGatggacgacgacgacgacgtctAG
- a CDS encoding conserved hypothetical protein (previous protein_id=AAZ09648.1) — MDLDTQRKEEWCISLQFFLASRLRTPSYAVASRQHPFIRVPPMIPRTQFLLDGIVWAVNDHPSWVESAWLTIQNHIKDTATRLAEVSDELARATAAAASAASSSSTITNAISSMIAPRGSALDRGRTYQAHAAVQDVYLAFCVMDALVKGVRADVAGKLHEVVGKELPQLVAYYVPVFAPATSYWVANAVDEYRHLFHALLDSWIMQSTFNSDVHRRLQEYLQHRLQHTREAEEDEQKQLQQDAAGSSTAKANGSRSGVNGADVWGTSVQRIIDSAAGVSAEVMATTPTTNLAGSGVRGKGGQPAAVASAKNAALRSFERGVRTPDTVERTLRSFLNSIFPPRNTPAARHRCPHCGAPFRDDKSKNAHYRCHFYARNFLKPEEKLVRLMYPSAADFAEHTGDLKCEGHFTRTVEVLEEAYKGGNRGAVKIRRLEAPPADSNDALSLA; from the coding sequence ATGGACTTGGACACGCAGCGCAAGGAGGAGTGGTGCATCTCGCTTCAGTTCTTTCTTGCCAGCCGACTACGCACGCCGTCGTATGCGGTGGCCTCACGGCAGCATCCCTTCATTCGGGTGCCGCCGATGATCCCCCGCACACAGTTTCTACTGGATGGCATCGTTTGGGCCGTAAACGACCATCCTAGCTGGGTGGAGAGTGCGTGGCTCACGATTCAAAACCACATCAAGGACACAGCGACCCGCCTTGCAGAAGTCAGTGACGAGCTCGCCCgtgccacagccgcagcggcgtcagctgcctcaagcagcagcaccattACCAACGCGATTTCCTCCATGATTGCGCCGCGCGGATCGGCGCTAGACCGGGGGCGCACCTACCAAGCACATGCGGCCGTGCAGGATGTGTACCTCGCGTTCTGCGTGATGGATGCCCTCGTAAAAGGCGTCCGCGCTGACGTGGCCGGGAAGCTGCACGAGGTCGTTGGAAaagagctgccgcagcttgTTGCCTATTATGTCCCAGTGTTTGCCCCTGCCACGTCCTACTGGGTGGCGAACGCTGTTGATGAATACCGCCATCTCTTCCACGCCCTGCTGGACTCGTGGATCATGCAGAGCACATTCAACAGCgacgtgcaccgccgccttcaAGAGTacctgcagcaccgtcttcagcacacgcgcgaggcggaggaggacgaacAGAAACAGCTGCAACAGGATGCCGCTGGCAGCTCCACGGCGAAGGCGAACGGGAGCCGCAGTGGCGTGAACGGCGCCGATGTTTGGGGGACAagcgtgcagcgcatcatcgacagcgccgccgggGTCAGTGCGGAAGTTATGGCAACCACTCCAACGACAAATCTAGCAGGATCAGGTGTGAGGGGAAAAGGTGGgcagccagcagcggtggccagCGCGAAgaacgccgcgctgcgctccTTCGAGCGTGGTGTGCGCACCCCAGACACGGTAGAGCGGACGCTGCGAAGCTTCTTGAACTCCATCTTCCCGCCTCGCAATACGCCGGCCGCGCGGCACCGGTGTccgcactgcggcgcaccTTTCCGCGACGACAAGAGCAAAAACGCTCACTACCGCTGCCACTTCTACGCTCGCAACTTCTTGAAGCCGGAGGAAAAGCTGGTGCGGCTCATGTACCCGTCCGCCGCCGATTTTGCGGAGCACACGGGAGACTTGAAGTGCGAGGGCCACTTTACGCGGACcgtggaggtgctggaggaggcgtaCAAGGGCGGCAATCGCGGTGCCGTGAAGATCCGCCGGCTGGAGGCTCCTCCAGCCGACTCAAATGACGCATTATCCCTCGCCTAG
- a CDS encoding conserved hypothetical protein (previous protein_id=AAZ09649.1) has protein sequence MSPVAAQQFKSNALFRVLAFLDNTGAQAFALDAEVDEAGSFRNPESVFAADAAITGVLTAALDALRANVRRLFTDAAEQHALLAVLGTDAPEPSKKASLWITATPAPLPLEEGGAAPAGLSSDEALQQQESSSIPLSSAPVSTAWSEAVLHPTSLLNYADDVENEIPIHLLVRLREVLGIPTAPLCCCSCSPFVEQFLIDGLDEWLRRCRVDEVKRMILACGVQPTVLNATFMRQQQATDAQYAALPDALADFVVDVVFPVPAQAGEASANASSAAAAEALQDWLILSFEMNHEAVDIDEENASTNGQNGSRDNSSTNSQGERKRTRTDDTCPSAVDHDARGSWEPTEGEEVLTAENIDRYMLECPQRIPKQILREKRKHISDASITKFELDHHYTAAELKKLVKKGLGAMTASEATDFMKCPVTEAQVQQAARMTRKAQFVAWILSVHKAAVYQQSRE, from the coding sequence ATGTCCCcggtcgccgcgcagcagttCAAATCGAATGCTTTGTTTCGTGTTCTTGCCTTCCTCGACAACACCGGTGCGCAGGCCTTTGCGCTAGACGCCGAGGTCGACGAGGCCGGTAGCTTTCGGAATCCGGAGAGCGTGttcgccgccgatgccgccatCACCGGCGTTCTCACAGCGGCGCTCGATGCACTGCGAGCTAATGTGCGTCGTCTCTTCACGGACGCCGCAGAGCAGCACGCATTGCTAGCTGTGCTGGGTACCGACGCGCCGGAGCCGTCAAAGAAGGCGTCCCTGTGGatcaccgccacccccgcgCCGTTACCGCtcgaagagggcggcgccgcgccggcgggCTTGAGCAGTGACGAGGCCCTGCAGCAACAGGAATCCTCCTCCATCCCGCTTTCCTCGGCACCCGTAAGCACTGCCTGGAGCGAAGCCGTGTTGcaccccacctctctcttgAACTACGCAGACGATGTCGAAAACGAGATTCCGATTCACTTGCTGGTTCGACTGCGCGAGGTGCTCGGCATCCCCACAGCGCcactgtgctgctgcagctgttcTCCTTTTGTGGAGCAGTTCCTCATCGACGGGCTTGATGAGTggcttcgccgctgccgggTGGATGAGGTGAAGCGGATGATACTAGCGTGCGGCGTTCAGCCTACGGTGTTGAACGCGACGTTcatgcggcagcagcaggcaacCGATGCACAATACGCCGCCCTACCCGATGCTCTGGCAGATTTCGTGGTGGACGTTGTCTTCCCTGTGCCCGCACAGGCAGGCGAGGCGTCGGCGAATGCGTcgagtgccgccgccgcggaggcgctgcaagACTGGCTCATTCTATCCTTCGAGATGAACCACGAGGCCGTTGACATTGACGAGGAGAACGCTTCAACGAACGGCCAAAATGGCAGCAGagacaacagcagcacgaaCAGCCAAGGCGAGAGGAAGCGCACCCGCACAGACGACACGTGTCCTTCGGCAGTCGACCATGACGCTCGCGGCTCGTGGGAACCAACAGAGGGTGAGGAGGTGCTTACGGCTGAGAACATTGATCGATATATGCTGGAGTGCCCGCAGCGTATTCCCAAACAGATCCTGCGAGAGAAGCGTAAGCACATCTCTGACGCAAGCATCACTAAATTTGAGCTGGATCATCACTACACAGCTGCCGAGCTCAAGAAGCTCGTGAAAAAGGGTCTGGGCGCCATGACCGCGTCTGAGGCGACCGACTTTATGAAGTGCCCGGTGACAGAGGCCCAGGTGCAGCAAGCAGCACGAATGACGCGCAAGGCGCAGTTTGTGGCGTGGATACTGTCTGTTCACAAAGCTGCGGTATACCAGCAGTCCCGCGAGTAG
- a CDS encoding hypothetical protein (previous protein_id=AAZ09650.1): protein MSSTAVAKALPDIQPVHICVQDVRVHEVQMPHQTHFTVETAGTWRCEEASISVMRSVARHRPEEQATQQRTPLGAHKAGTVHIVAEGQVPSPAAHDTSATSSSISPSAGTAVFPVPLYAARVSYQRPNRYKEHRSLCIVEGPQNPTVLSRPQFHGGAHRHSRSRGLECSGDKPTRVLFIDVASLTPDARASLRCTSTGEISIPTALYFRCASASSSSPTSASTKDNGKLQVRHGPGHSAWDGSQQRRRRVILLPPTAAGKTFELVCISVKRGRDE, encoded by the coding sequence ATGAGTAGCACCGCTGTGGCGAAGGCGTTGCCTGACATCCAGCCCGTGCATATATGCGTCCAAGATGTCCGCGTACATGAAGTGCAGATGCCGCATCAGACCCACTTCACCGTGGAGACGGCCGGGACGTGGAGGTGTGAAGAGGCATCGATATCGGTGATGCGCAGTGTCGCCCGTCATAGGCCAGAGGAGCAAgcaacgcagcagcgaaCGCCTCTCGGCGCGCACAAAGCGGGAACAGTCCACATCGTTGCCGAGGGTCAAGTACCTAGTCCTGCGGCGCATGACACCAGTgcgaccagcagcagcatcagcccCAGTGCTGGCACAGCAGTCTTCCCCGTGCCTCTCTACGCGGCGCGTGTGTCGTATCAGCGTCCGAATCGATACAAGGAGCACCGGAGCCTTTGCATCGTGGAGGGACCACAGAACCCCACCGTGCTTTCTCGTCCTCAGTttcacggcggcgcgcatcGACACAGCCGTAGCAGGGGCCTTGAGTGCAGTGGAGACAAGCCCACTCGTGTACTCTTCATCGATGTCGCCTCTCTCACCCCTGACGCTCGCGCGTCCCtgcgctgcaccagcacTGGAGAAATCTCGATTCCGACAGCACTCTACTTCCGATGTGCATCTGCGTCATCGTCTTCGCCGACTTCAGCGTCGACGAAAGACAACGGCAAGCTGCAAGTGCGCCACGGCCCTGGGCACAGCGCATGGGATGGATCACAgcaacgccgacgccggGTCATACTTCTCCCACCCACCGCGGCGGGCAAAACGTTTGAATTAGTGTGCATCAGCGTGAAGCGAGGGCGCGACGAGTGA
- a CDS encoding conserved hypothetical protein (previous protein_id=AAZ09651.1) → MSLASPSSLPPIALATQRLRTFAAQEEQAHGLTTSTALEEWATQSFEAETERINRELVQRRSQASVTFLPALYMRGRDPAADETTRLLHSTCKAFELDLRFKEIEKLDEMHAHLWTLLSAGDRTSISMEAYEQLLHDFNEWAAEHYGAQLLPPPSTVWDVSEDEDECILCRREVKEDDHEKSGGGNSSPSMSPLRPPVSLARPLSASTPPVLAATKAAPNDAPFTSGTRGASWDAVLQHVKRYRDQQRSDTSASASSFMRSHAHFEHLLRLAEDQPALGNVLYLCSVPPPRPDVQLFLSCPRNAERAVEIAAIYQTFAKQVSLVKCEAELIMWDSNNDGRLSEDEVENYVRDLAPRIAALQAMSKDMLPFYCCTVSRRLFWDLDPGNRGVLRIHSLLHSGIMDEWVSLQLMTEDDTQNWFGALVTQQLYNKFVLLDTRNTGTLNVENLRGYKKGLPTVLDDGLPPDVSPLCSLFIDRYFETNTLMTRSEMDYRKFVDFVIAVELLPQCSRPYFFWNILDMEGTGVLTPMIVNQFFRETHAKLVAAGLDVPSRETVVQEVFDLIEKAESLLITRDEFVRSPQAGLFVALLIDCLSFWTYENREQR, encoded by the coding sequence ATGAGTCttgcgtcgccgtcgtctctCCCGCCGATCGCGCTCGCGACTCAGCGCCTCCGCACTTTTGCGGCccaggaggagcaggcgcatGGGCTCACTACTTCaacggcgctggaggagtggGCAACGCAGTCCTTCGAAGCCGAGACTGAGCGCATCAACCGCGAGCTGGTGCAGAGGCGCTCTCAGGCATCTGTGACGTTCCTACCCGCGCTTTACATGCGAGGTCGCGACCCGGCCGCCGACGAGACAACCCGGCTTCTGCACAGCACCTGCAAAGCCTTCGAATTGGACCTGCGCTTCAAGGAGATCGAAAAGCTGGACGAGATGCACGCACATTTGTGGACGCTATTGAGCGCAGGGGATCGCACGAGCATCAGCATGGAAGCctacgagcagctgctgcacgactTCAACGAGTGGGCAGCGGAGCACTATGGAGCGCAGCTGCTACCGCCGCCGAGCACCGTCTGGGATGTGTCGGAGGATGAGGACGAGTGCATCCTATGCAGGAGGGAGGTAAAGGAGGACGACCACGAGAAAAGCGGAGGCGGTAATTCGTCTCCCTCAATGTCCCCGCTGCGGCCCCCGGTGTCGCTGGCCCGACCTCTTTCCGCAAGCACGCCGCCGGTCTTGGCCGCTACGAAAGCAGCACCCAACGACGCGCCATTCACCAGCGGCACCCGGGGCGCGAGCTGGGACGCCGTCTTGCAGCACGTCAAGCGTTATCGCgaccagcagcgcagcgataCCTCTGCCTCCGCAAGCTCCTTTATGCGGAGCCACGCCCACTTTGAGCATCTGCTCCGCCTTGCAGAGGATCAGCCGGCGCTCGGCAACGTACTCTACCTCTGctccgtgccgccgccgcggccagACGTGCAGCTCTTCCTTTCCTGCCCTCGCAACGCCGAGCGCGCGGTCGAAATCGCCGCCATCTATCAGACCTTTGCGAAGCAGGTGTCCCTCGTCAAGTGCGAAGCGGAGCTTATTATGTGGGACAGCAACAACGATGGGCGGCTCTCGGAGGATGAGGTGGAGAACTACGTGCGCGATCTGGCGCCCCGGAttgccgcgctgcaggcgatGAGCAAGGACATGCTCCCCTTCTACTGCTGCACAGTGAGTCGCCGGCTCTTCTGGGACCTCGACCCCGGCAATcgcggcgtgctgcgcatCCACTCCCTGCTGCACAGCGGTATCATGGACGAGTGGGTGAGCCTGCAGCTCATGACGGAGGACGACACGCAGAACTGGTTTGGTGCTCTCGTTACGCAGCAGCTCTACAACAAATTCGTGCTGCTGGACACCCGCAACACAGGCACGCTCAATGTAGAGAACCTGCGTGGGTACAAAAAAGGTTTGCCGACCGTTCTCGACGACGGTCTGCCGCCGGACGTCAGTCCACTCTGCTCCCTCTTTATTGATCGCTACTTCGAGACGAACACGCTCATGACACGGTCTGAGATGGACTACCGCAAGTTTGTAGACTTTGTAATAgccgtggagctgctgccgcagtgcaGCCGGCCGTACTTCTTCTGGAACATTCTTGACATGGAAGGGACGGGCGTGTTGACGCCGATGATCGTCAACCAGTTCTTTCGCGAAACTCACGCGAAGCTAGTAGCCGCCGGGTTGGACGTGCCCTCGCGCGAGACGGTCGTGCAGGAGGTGTTCGACCTGATCGAGAAGGCTGAGTCGCTGCTCATCACACGCGACGAATTTGTGCGGTCTCCGCAGGCGGGATTGTTTGTGGCACTCTTGATTGACTGCCTGTCGTTCTGGACCTACGAAAACCGCGAGCAGCGCTGA